The proteins below are encoded in one region of Danio rerio strain Tuebingen ecotype United States chromosome 14, GRCz12tu, whole genome shotgun sequence:
- the znf711 gene encoding zinc finger protein 711 isoform X1, whose protein sequence is MELINFSTLSFFILAVIIGPDGQPLTVYPCHICGKKFKSRGFLKRHMKNHPDHMFKKKYQCTDCEFTTNKKVSFHNHLESHKLIIKNEKIPEYTEYTRRYHEASPLSSNKLILRDKEPKLHKCKYCEYETAEQGLLNRHLLAVHSKNFAHVCVECAKGFRHPSELKKHMRTHTGEKPFHCQHCEFSCADQSNLKTHIKSKHGTDLPFKCGHCPQAFADDKELQRHAEIFQGHKTHQCPHCEHKSTNSSDLKRHIISVHTKDFPHKCDVCEKGFHRPSELKKHSETHKGNKVHQCRHCDFKTLDPFTLSRHILSVHTKDLPFKCKRCKRGFRHQNELKKHMKTHSGRKVYQCQYCEYNTTDASGFKRHVISIHTKDYPHRCDYCKKGFRRPSEKNQHIMRHHKETLL, encoded by the coding sequence atGGAATTGATTAATTTCAGCACATTGTCTTTCTTTATTTTAGCTGTAATCATTGGTCCTGATGGGCAGCCACTGACTGTATACCCCTGTCACATCTGTGGCAAGAAATTCAAATCACGGGGTTTCCTGAAACGGCACATGAAGAATCATCCGGACCACATGTTCAAGAAGAAGTACCAGTGCACCGATTGTGAATTCACCACCAACAAGAAGGTGAGTTTCCACAACCATCTGGAAAGCCACAAGCTCATCATCAAGAATGAAAAGATCCCTGAGTACACGGAGTACACTCGCCGATATCATGAGGCCAGCCCGCTCAGCTCCAACAAGCTCATTCTGCGAGACAAAGAGCCCAAGCTGCACAAATGCAAGTATTGCGAGTATGAGACTGCCGAGCAGGGTCTTTTGAACCGCCATCTTCTGGCCGTGCACAGTAAAAACTTTGCACATGTCTGCGTAGAGTGCGCTAAGGGTTTCCGCCACCCCTCTGAGCTTAAGAAGCACATGCGGACTCACACGGGAGAGAAACCTTTCCATTGCCAGCACTGCGAGTTCTCTTGTGCCGACCAGTCCAATTTAAAGACTCATATAAAGAGCAAACATGGGACAGACCTGCCCTTTAAGTGTGGCCATTGCCCACAGGCGTTTGCGGATGACAAGGAGCTCCAAAGGCATGCTGAGATATTCCAGGGTCATAAGACTCACCAGTGTCCCCATTGTGAACATAAAAGCACCAATTCCAGTGATTTGAAACGTCACATAATCTCAGTACACACTAAAGACTTTCCGCACAAGTGCGACGTGTGTGAAAAAGGCTTTCACAGACCCTCTGAACTGAAAAAACATTCGGAAACCCACAAGGGGAATAAAGTACACCAGTGCCGGCACTGTGATTTTAAGACGTTGGACCCCTTCACACTAAGCCGCCATATTCTTTCTGTTCATACTAAGGACTTGCCGTTTAAATGCAAGCGCTGCAAGCGAGGTTTTAGGCATCAGAACGAActtaaaaaacacatgaaaacacacaGTGGCCGCAAGGTTTACCAATGCCAATATTGCGAGTACAACACTACAGATGCTTCAGGTTTCAAAAGGCATGTCATATCAATCCACACTAAAGACTATCCCCACAGGTGCGATTACTGCAAGAAGGGTTTCAGGCGGCCATCAGAAAAGAACCAACATATCATGCGACATCACAAGGAAACCCTGTTATAA